One genomic region from Thermus antranikianii DSM 12462 encodes:
- a CDS encoding RelA/SpoT family protein, producing the protein MVSVSALWEKLAPLLDYLPVGEREKVREAYLFAEEAHRGQLRRSGEPYITHPVAVAEILASLRMDAETVMAGLLHDTLEDCGVAPEELERRFGPGVRKLVEGETKVSKLYKLANLEGEEKRAEDLRQMFIAMAEDVRIIIVKLADRLHNLRTLEHMPPEKQRRIAQETLEIYAPLAHRLGMGQLKWELEDLSFRYLHPEAYHALLSRIQETQEARERIVQKAMAILEEALRKDELLQAQLQSFEVMGRPKHLYSIWKKMEREGKALEQIYDLLAVRVILDPKPALTEEGRTLREKQVCYHVLGLVHALWQPIPGRVKDYIAVPKPNGYQSLHTTVIALEGLPLEVQIRTREMHRIAEYGIAAHWLYKEGLTDPEELKRRVSWLKSIQEWQQEFSSSREFVEAVTRDLLGGRVFVFTPKGRIINLPKGATPVDFAYHIHTEVGHHMVGAKVNGRIVPLSYELQNGEIVEILTAKNAHPSKDWLEFARTRTAKSKIRQYFRTQERQETLERGQSLLERYLKRRGLPKPSDSQLEEAARKLGLTPSPEELYLALALNRLTPKQVAEKLYPKALLKPERPKAPPRNEWGIRLEQDLQAPIRLASCCEPMKGDAILGFVTRGRGVTIHRADCPNLRRILQGPEADRIIGAYWEGVGGKVATLEVLAQDRAGLLRDVMQVVAEAGKSALGSETRILGPLARIRLRLTVQDGERESLVQAIKSVKSVQEVRWV; encoded by the coding sequence GTGGTATCCGTCTCGGCCCTTTGGGAAAAACTTGCACCCCTTCTAGACTACCTCCCGGTGGGAGAGCGGGAAAAGGTGCGGGAGGCCTACCTCTTTGCCGAGGAAGCCCACCGGGGCCAGCTCAGGAGAAGCGGGGAGCCCTACATCACCCACCCGGTGGCGGTGGCGGAGATCCTGGCCTCCTTGCGCATGGACGCGGAGACCGTGATGGCGGGCCTCCTCCACGACACCCTGGAGGACTGCGGGGTGGCCCCCGAGGAGCTGGAAAGGCGCTTTGGGCCAGGGGTGCGCAAGCTGGTGGAGGGGGAGACCAAGGTCAGCAAGCTCTACAAGCTGGCCAACCTCGAGGGGGAGGAGAAACGGGCCGAGGACCTCCGCCAGATGTTCATCGCCATGGCGGAGGACGTGCGCATCATCATCGTGAAGCTGGCGGACCGCCTTCACAACCTCCGCACCCTGGAGCACATGCCCCCCGAGAAGCAAAGGCGCATCGCCCAGGAAACCCTGGAGATCTACGCCCCTCTGGCCCACCGCCTGGGGATGGGGCAGCTGAAGTGGGAGCTCGAGGACCTTTCCTTCCGCTACCTCCACCCCGAGGCCTACCATGCCCTTCTCTCCCGCATCCAGGAGACCCAGGAAGCCCGGGAACGCATCGTTCAAAAGGCCATGGCCATCCTGGAGGAAGCCCTCAGGAAGGATGAGCTCCTCCAGGCCCAGCTTCAGAGCTTTGAGGTGATGGGCCGCCCCAAGCACCTCTACTCCATCTGGAAGAAGATGGAGCGGGAGGGAAAGGCCTTGGAACAAATCTACGACCTTCTCGCGGTCCGGGTCATCCTGGATCCCAAGCCCGCCCTCACGGAGGAAGGGAGGACGTTGAGGGAAAAGCAGGTCTGCTACCACGTCCTGGGCCTGGTCCACGCCCTCTGGCAGCCCATCCCGGGGCGGGTCAAAGACTACATCGCCGTACCCAAGCCCAACGGCTACCAGTCCCTCCACACCACGGTCATCGCCCTGGAAGGGCTCCCCCTGGAGGTGCAGATCCGCACGCGGGAGATGCACCGCATCGCCGAGTACGGGATCGCCGCCCACTGGCTTTACAAGGAGGGCCTCACCGACCCCGAGGAGCTAAAAAGGCGGGTTTCCTGGCTGAAAAGCATCCAGGAGTGGCAGCAGGAGTTTAGCAGCTCCCGGGAGTTCGTGGAGGCGGTGACCCGGGACCTCCTCGGGGGCAGGGTCTTCGTCTTCACCCCCAAGGGGCGGATCATCAACCTGCCCAAGGGGGCTACCCCCGTGGACTTCGCCTACCACATCCACACCGAGGTGGGGCACCACATGGTGGGGGCCAAGGTGAACGGAAGGATCGTCCCCCTCTCCTACGAGCTCCAAAACGGGGAGATCGTGGAGATCCTCACCGCCAAAAACGCCCACCCCTCCAAGGACTGGCTGGAGTTCGCCAGGACCCGCACCGCCAAGAGCAAGATCCGCCAGTACTTCCGCACCCAAGAGCGCCAGGAGACCCTGGAGAGGGGGCAAAGCCTCCTGGAGCGTTACCTGAAGCGCAGAGGCCTTCCCAAGCCCAGCGACAGCCAGCTGGAGGAGGCCGCCAGAAAGCTGGGCCTTACCCCTTCCCCCGAGGAGCTCTACCTGGCCCTGGCCCTAAACCGCCTCACCCCCAAGCAGGTGGCGGAGAAGCTCTACCCCAAGGCCCTTCTCAAGCCGGAAAGGCCCAAGGCACCCCCCAGGAACGAATGGGGAATCCGCCTGGAGCAGGACCTCCAGGCCCCCATCCGCCTGGCCTCCTGTTGCGAGCCCATGAAGGGGGACGCCATCCTGGGCTTCGTCACCCGGGGCCGGGGGGTTACCATCCACCGGGCGGACTGCCCCAACCTGCGCCGCATCCTCCAGGGACCCGAGGCCGACCGGATCATCGGGGCCTACTGGGAGGGGGTGGGGGGCAAGGTGGCCACCCTCGAGGTCCTGGCCCAGGACCGCGCTGGCCTCCTGAGGGACGTGATGCAGGTGGTGGCCGAGGCGGGGAAGAGCGCCTTGGGCTCGGAAACCCGGATCCTCGGACCCCTGGCCCGCATCCGCCTCCGCCTCACCGTGCAGGACGGGGAGCGGGAATCCCTGGTCCAGGCCATAAAGAGCGTGAAAAGCGTGCAGGAGGTGCGCTGGGTCTAG
- a CDS encoding secondary thiamine-phosphate synthase enzyme YjbQ, which translates to MKAIRISTPKEGLVNITRQVEEVLAGHTGLVYLFVPHTTCGLTVQEGADPDVAHDLLARLEELAPRVHPKDRHAEGNSHAHLKSLLTGVHLLLPAEGGRLRLGRWQQVFLAEFDGPRMREVWVRLL; encoded by the coding sequence ATGAAGGCCATCCGCATTTCCACCCCCAAGGAAGGTTTGGTGAACATCACCCGCCAGGTGGAGGAGGTCTTGGCCGGGCACACCGGCTTGGTGTACCTCTTCGTTCCCCACACCACCTGTGGCCTTACCGTGCAGGAGGGGGCGGATCCCGATGTGGCCCACGACCTTCTCGCCCGCCTGGAGGAGCTCGCCCCCAGGGTGCATCCCAAGGACCGGCATGCGGAGGGAAACTCCCACGCCCACCTGAAAAGCCTCCTCACCGGGGTGCACCTCCTCCTTCCCGCCGAGGGGGGGAGGCTTCGGCTTGGCCGCTGGCAGCAGGTTTTTCTGGCGGAGTTCGACGGGCCGAGGATGCGGGAGGTGTGGGTCAGGCTCCTCTAG
- a CDS encoding class I SAM-dependent methyltransferase, translating to MPKASVRMAYAYDRLRAYPPEVAGRIATAIGNALGMRGEEAVLLELGVGTGRIALPLIARGYRYLALDKDPAMLEVFRQKVAGVMRKVRLIEADARAIPLPDESVHGVIVVHLWHLLPDWPKALAEALRVLKPGGVLLEGWDEMEAEEERLIQERWRSLVEAEGVGVVRGLHRKRLEEVEEALKRLGLRPKTKQVVQWREERTLRQALEALEERLYSFTQLVPEEVHERIMPGLWAWAQGEFGDLDRSFTLERSFTLRATRMA from the coding sequence ATGCCCAAGGCCTCCGTACGCATGGCCTACGCCTATGACCGCCTCCGGGCCTACCCGCCGGAGGTGGCGGGTCGCATCGCCACCGCCATAGGGAATGCCCTGGGGATGCGGGGGGAGGAGGCGGTGCTTCTGGAGCTTGGGGTGGGTACCGGGCGCATCGCCCTGCCCCTCATCGCCCGGGGTTACCGCTACCTGGCCCTGGACAAGGATCCCGCCATGTTGGAGGTCTTCCGCCAGAAGGTGGCGGGGGTTATGCGCAAGGTGCGCCTTATAGAGGCCGATGCCCGAGCCATTCCCCTGCCCGATGAGAGCGTGCACGGGGTGATCGTGGTCCACCTCTGGCACCTCCTCCCCGACTGGCCCAAGGCCCTGGCGGAGGCCCTGAGGGTGCTGAAGCCTGGGGGGGTGCTTCTGGAAGGCTGGGATGAGATGGAGGCGGAGGAGGAGCGCCTGATCCAGGAAAGGTGGCGCTCCCTGGTGGAGGCGGAGGGCGTGGGGGTGGTGCGGGGCTTGCACAGAAAGCGCCTCGAGGAGGTGGAGGAAGCCCTAAAGCGGCTTGGCCTTAGGCCCAAGACCAAGCAGGTGGTCCAGTGGCGGGAGGAGCGCACCCTCCGCCAGGCCCTCGAGGCCCTGGAGGAAAGGCTTTACTCCTTCACCCAGCTGGTTCCCGAGGAGGTGCACGAGCGCATCATGCCTGGGCTCTGGGCCTGGGCCCAGGGGGAGTTCGGCGATTTGGACCGCTCCTTCACCCTGGAACGGAGCTTTACCCTGCGGGCCACCCGCATGGCCTGA
- a CDS encoding glucose-1-phosphate thymidylyltransferase, which translates to MKGLILAAGRGTRLRPLTHTRPKPVIRVAGRPILHYGLENLLQAGINEIGVVVSPETEKDIREALSGYRVRYILQEEPQGLAHAVAVARDFLGQSPFVLYLGDNLFQKGIARFLQAFTPGVSAVIALARVENPSQFGVAVLEGARIVRLLEKPKEPPSDLAVAGVYVFTPEVLEVIEGLKPSARGEYEITDAIQGLIDRGKRVVGVEVEGWWKDTGRPQDLLDANRLILEELEPQVEGEVVESQLTGRVVVEKGARVRKSTVIGPAFIGEGAVVEGAYIGPFTSLGPGAKVVRSEVEYSILEDHAILEDVALRLQESILGVGAQVKNRDGLPRAHRLILGDLSQVELA; encoded by the coding sequence GTGAAAGGACTCATTCTGGCTGCCGGACGGGGCACCCGGCTCCGCCCCCTCACCCATACGCGGCCCAAGCCCGTGATCCGGGTGGCGGGAAGGCCTATCCTTCACTACGGTCTGGAAAATCTCCTGCAAGCGGGGATAAATGAGATCGGGGTGGTGGTTTCCCCGGAAACGGAAAAGGACATCCGGGAGGCCCTTTCGGGCTACCGGGTGCGCTACATCCTGCAAGAGGAGCCCCAGGGCCTGGCCCATGCGGTGGCGGTGGCCAGGGACTTCCTGGGCCAAAGCCCCTTCGTCCTCTACCTGGGGGATAACCTCTTCCAGAAGGGAATCGCCCGCTTTCTCCAGGCCTTTACCCCGGGGGTGAGTGCGGTGATCGCCCTGGCGCGGGTGGAAAACCCCAGCCAGTTCGGGGTGGCGGTGCTGGAAGGGGCAAGGATCGTGCGCCTTTTGGAAAAACCCAAGGAGCCTCCCTCGGACCTGGCGGTGGCCGGGGTCTATGTCTTCACCCCGGAGGTGCTGGAGGTCATCGAGGGGCTCAAGCCCTCCGCCCGGGGAGAGTACGAGATCACCGACGCCATCCAGGGCCTCATCGACCGGGGGAAGAGGGTGGTGGGGGTGGAGGTGGAGGGGTGGTGGAAGGACACCGGCCGCCCCCAGGACCTCCTGGACGCCAACCGCCTCATCCTGGAAGAACTGGAACCCCAGGTGGAGGGGGAGGTGGTGGAAAGCCAGCTCACCGGGCGGGTGGTGGTGGAGAAGGGGGCTAGGGTACGGAAAAGCACCGTGATCGGCCCCGCCTTCATCGGGGAGGGAGCGGTGGTGGAAGGAGCCTACATCGGGCCCTTCACCTCCTTAGGGCCCGGGGCCAAGGTGGTGCGCTCGGAGGTGGAGTACTCCATCCTCGAGGACCACGCCATCCTGGAGGACGTGGCCTTACGCCTCCAGGAAAGCATCCTGGGGGTGGGGGCCCAGGTGAAAAACCGCGATGGCCTCCCCCGGGCCCACCGCCTGATCCTGGGGGATCTCTCCCAGGTGGAGCTGGCCTGA
- a CDS encoding biotin--[acetyl-CoA-carboxylase] ligase: MARLLDLLTEDYQSGEALAQRLKVSRQAVSKEAKKLLAEGFPVEMSRKGYRIRPGTPLPHLFHPSGRLGQPYRYLGRVGSTQDVLRAWAEEGAEEGALVLAEVQERGRGRRGRPWESRPGESLTFSLLLRPTLPLSSMGLLPLLAGLALWRAVGVGGIKWPNDLLAPDGRKLAGVLLEAKAEGEEVAYVLLGVGVNVDWAPEGAAALREFSPLSRREVLSGFLLHLESLLPLLESPETLLSLYREASYTLGRRVRVQTPKGVVEGVAEAILPDGSLQVEGVRIGAGEVALVSPLRTGKSDP, translated from the coding sequence ATGGCCCGGCTTCTGGACCTCCTTACCGAGGACTACCAAAGCGGCGAGGCCCTGGCCCAGCGCCTAAAGGTAAGCCGCCAGGCGGTTTCCAAGGAGGCGAAAAAGCTTCTCGCCGAGGGCTTCCCCGTGGAGATGAGCCGGAAGGGCTACCGCATCCGGCCCGGCACTCCCCTTCCCCACCTCTTCCACCCCTCAGGGCGCCTCGGCCAGCCCTACCGCTACCTGGGGCGGGTGGGAAGCACCCAGGATGTCCTAAGGGCCTGGGCGGAGGAAGGAGCCGAGGAGGGAGCCCTGGTCCTGGCCGAGGTGCAGGAAAGGGGCCGGGGCAGGCGGGGAAGGCCCTGGGAAAGCCGCCCGGGGGAAAGCCTCACCTTCTCCCTCCTCCTCCGTCCCACCCTTCCCCTCTCCTCCATGGGCCTCCTTCCCCTTCTCGCCGGCCTGGCCCTTTGGCGGGCGGTGGGAGTGGGGGGGATCAAGTGGCCCAACGACCTCCTGGCCCCCGATGGCCGGAAGCTGGCCGGGGTCCTTTTGGAGGCCAAGGCCGAGGGGGAGGAGGTGGCCTACGTCCTCCTGGGAGTGGGGGTGAACGTGGACTGGGCCCCCGAGGGCGCCGCCGCCTTGAGGGAGTTCTCCCCCCTCTCCCGGCGGGAGGTGCTTTCGGGCTTCCTCCTCCACCTGGAAAGCCTCCTCCCCCTTCTGGAAAGCCCGGAAACCCTCCTCTCCCTCTACCGGGAGGCCTCCTACACCCTGGGCCGAAGGGTGCGGGTCCAAACCCCTAAGGGGGTGGTGGAGGGGGTGGCGGAGGCCATCCTCCCCGACGGCAGCCTCCAGGTGGAGGGGGTCAGGATCGGCGCGGGCGAGGTGGCCCTCGTGTCCCCCCTCCGGACCGGGAAGTCCGACCCTTGA
- a CDS encoding DUF2203 domain-containing protein produces the protein MFARIFTKEEADALLPEIQRVLSQMRQARKELSEVQARLPEARGLERRALEEEARFLLGSLEADARYLASLGVFLKDLDRGLVDFPSRVGGEVVFLCWQEGEPEVAHYHPLAGGVAERRPLKGEPNGLLPQASRPGETRPGA, from the coding sequence ATGTTTGCCCGCATCTTCACCAAGGAAGAGGCCGATGCCCTCTTGCCCGAGATCCAGCGGGTCCTCTCCCAGATGCGGCAGGCCCGGAAGGAGCTTTCCGAGGTGCAGGCCCGGCTTCCCGAGGCCCGCGGGCTGGAACGAAGGGCCCTGGAGGAGGAGGCCCGCTTCCTCCTGGGCTCCTTGGAAGCCGACGCCCGTTACCTGGCCTCCCTGGGCGTCTTCCTCAAGGACTTGGACCGGGGCCTGGTGGACTTCCCCAGCCGGGTGGGTGGAGAGGTGGTCTTCCTCTGCTGGCAGGAAGGCGAACCCGAGGTGGCCCACTACCATCCCCTGGCGGGGGGGGTTGCCGAGCGGCGCCCCTTAAAGGGAGAACCTAATGGCCTTCTCCCCCAGGCCTCCCGCCCCGGCGAAACTCGGCCAGGCGCCTAA
- a CDS encoding metallopeptidase family protein encodes MTYEAFVALVERLWAEIPEAFKRELQGVHVLPQAKPEPGLKGVWRLGEYLDPGPPSTFRGFEGLGRHIALYYGSFQKVAGPGFDWEEEVWETLLHELRHHLESLAGQDDLVREDLRRLAEFRRGGRPGGEGH; translated from the coding sequence ATGACCTACGAGGCCTTTGTGGCGCTGGTGGAAAGGCTTTGGGCGGAGATCCCCGAGGCCTTCAAGCGGGAGCTTCAGGGGGTACACGTCCTTCCCCAGGCCAAGCCGGAGCCCGGGCTAAAGGGGGTGTGGCGGCTTGGGGAATACCTGGACCCCGGTCCTCCTTCCACCTTCCGGGGATTTGAGGGGCTCGGGCGGCACATCGCCCTCTACTACGGTTCCTTCCAAAAGGTGGCGGGGCCGGGGTTTGACTGGGAGGAAGAGGTCTGGGAAACCCTCCTCCATGAGTTAAGGCACCACCTGGAGTCCTTGGCGGGCCAGGACGACCTGGTGCGGGAGGACCTTAGGCGCCTGGCCGAGTTTCGCCGGGGCGGGAGGCCTGGGGGAGAAGGCCATTAG
- a CDS encoding 23S rRNA (pseudouridine(1915)-N(3))-methyltransferase RlmH — MRLRVVAVGKPRLDYARLGVEEYAMRIRKYASLEVHFVKEAQDLLPKAEGHRKVVLDERGKLFTTEGLWEELRRWEGERVAFLVGGAEGYPEGVREGADLLLSLSPLTLQHELALLVLMEQLYRILTLRAGHPYHRP; from the coding sequence GTGCGCCTAAGGGTGGTGGCGGTGGGCAAACCCAGGCTGGATTACGCCCGGCTGGGAGTGGAAGAGTATGCGATGCGCATCCGGAAATATGCTTCCCTCGAGGTCCACTTCGTCAAGGAAGCCCAGGACCTCCTGCCCAAGGCGGAGGGCCACCGCAAGGTGGTCCTGGACGAAAGGGGAAAGCTCTTCACCACGGAGGGCCTTTGGGAAGAGTTGAGGCGCTGGGAGGGGGAACGGGTGGCCTTTTTGGTAGGGGGTGCCGAAGGGTACCCTGAGGGGGTACGTGAGGGAGCCGACCTCCTCCTTTCCCTTTCCCCCCTTACCCTGCAGCATGAGCTGGCCCTTTTGGTCCTCATGGAGCAGCTCTACCGGATCCTTACCCTGAGGGCCGGGCATCCCTACCATCGGCCATGA
- a CDS encoding thiamine pyrophosphate-dependent dehydrogenase E1 component subunit alpha produces MVKDTHRFQPFTPEPIRLIGEKGEWLGDFPLDLEEDKLRRLYRDMLAARMLDERYTILIRTGKTSFIAPAAGHEAAQVAIAHAIRRGFDWVFPYYRDHGLALALGIPLKELFGQMLATKADPNKGRQMPEHPGSKALNYFTVASPIASHVPPAAGAAISMKLLRTGQVAVCTFGDGATSEGDWYAGINFAAVQGAPAVFIAENNFYAISVDYRHQTHSPTLADKAHAFGIPGYLVDGMDVLAAYYVVREAVERARMGGGPSLVELRVYRYGPHSSADDDTRYRPKEEVEAWRKRDPILRFQRFLEAKGLWNLEWEEDLRESIRAELERGLKEAEEAGAVPPEWMFDDVLAEKPWHLKRQEALLKEEL; encoded by the coding sequence ATGGTAAAGGACACCCACCGGTTTCAGCCCTTCACCCCCGAGCCCATAAGGCTCATCGGGGAGAAGGGAGAGTGGCTGGGGGACTTCCCCCTGGACCTCGAGGAGGACAAGCTACGCCGCCTCTACCGGGACATGCTGGCGGCCCGGATGCTGGACGAGCGCTACACCATCCTCATCCGCACGGGCAAGACCAGCTTCATCGCCCCCGCCGCCGGGCACGAGGCGGCCCAGGTGGCCATCGCCCACGCCATCCGCCGGGGCTTTGACTGGGTCTTCCCCTACTACCGCGACCACGGCCTGGCCCTGGCCCTCGGGATCCCTCTCAAGGAGCTCTTCGGCCAGATGCTCGCCACCAAGGCCGACCCCAACAAAGGCCGCCAGATGCCCGAGCACCCCGGCTCCAAGGCCCTCAACTACTTCACCGTGGCCAGCCCCATCGCCTCCCACGTGCCCCCCGCCGCTGGGGCCGCCATCAGCATGAAGCTTCTGCGCACCGGCCAGGTGGCGGTCTGCACCTTCGGGGACGGGGCCACCAGCGAGGGAGACTGGTACGCGGGCATCAACTTCGCCGCCGTGCAGGGGGCTCCGGCGGTCTTCATCGCCGAGAACAACTTCTACGCCATCAGCGTGGACTACCGCCACCAGACCCACAGCCCCACCCTCGCCGACAAGGCCCACGCCTTCGGCATCCCCGGCTATCTGGTGGACGGCATGGACGTCCTGGCCGCCTACTACGTGGTGCGGGAGGCGGTGGAACGGGCCCGCATGGGCGGGGGCCCCAGCCTGGTGGAGCTCCGGGTGTACCGCTACGGCCCCCACTCCTCCGCGGACGACGACACCCGCTACCGCCCCAAGGAGGAGGTGGAGGCCTGGCGCAAGCGGGACCCCATCCTGCGGTTCCAGCGCTTCCTCGAGGCCAAGGGCCTCTGGAACCTGGAGTGGGAGGAGGACCTGCGGGAAAGCATCCGCGCCGAGCTGGAGCGGGGCCTGAAGGAAGCCGAGGAGGCCGGCGCTGTACCCCCCGAGTGGATGTTCGACGACGTCCTTGCGGAAAAGCCCTGGCACCTAAAGCGCCAGGAGGCCCTTCTCAAGGAAGAGCTTTAA
- a CDS encoding alpha-ketoacid dehydrogenase subunit beta: protein MAPMTMVQALNRALDEEMALDPRVVVLGEDVGKRGGVFLVTEGLLQKYGPDRVIDTPLSEAAIVGAALGMAAHGLRPVAEIQFADYIFPGFDQLVSQVAKLRYRSGGQFTAPLVVRMPSGGGVKGGHHHSQSPEAHFVHTAGLKVVAVSTPYDAKGLLKAAIRDEDPVVFLEPKRLYRSVKEEVPEEDYTLPLGKAALRREGKDLTLIGYGTVMPEVLQAAEELEKAGVSAEVLDLRTLMPWDYEAVMNSVAKTGRAVLVSDAPRHASFVSEVAATIAEDILDMLLAPPIRVTGFDTPYPYAQDKLYLPTVTRILNAAKRALDY from the coding sequence ATGGCCCCCATGACCATGGTGCAAGCCCTGAACCGGGCCCTGGACGAGGAGATGGCCCTGGACCCCCGGGTAGTGGTCCTAGGAGAGGATGTGGGTAAGAGGGGCGGGGTCTTCCTGGTGACGGAAGGCCTCCTGCAGAAGTACGGCCCCGACCGGGTCATAGACACCCCCCTCTCCGAGGCCGCCATCGTGGGAGCTGCCCTGGGCATGGCCGCCCACGGCTTAAGGCCCGTGGCGGAGATCCAGTTCGCCGACTACATCTTCCCCGGCTTCGACCAGCTGGTGAGCCAGGTGGCCAAGCTCCGCTACCGCTCCGGCGGGCAGTTCACCGCCCCTTTGGTGGTGCGGATGCCCTCCGGGGGCGGGGTCAAGGGGGGGCACCACCACTCCCAAAGCCCCGAGGCCCACTTCGTCCACACCGCCGGGCTCAAGGTGGTGGCCGTCTCCACCCCCTACGACGCCAAGGGCCTCCTCAAGGCCGCCATCCGCGACGAGGACCCGGTGGTCTTCCTGGAGCCCAAAAGGCTTTACCGCTCGGTGAAGGAGGAGGTGCCGGAGGAGGACTACACCCTTCCCCTGGGCAAGGCGGCCCTGCGGCGGGAGGGGAAGGACCTAACCCTCATCGGCTACGGCACGGTGATGCCCGAGGTGCTCCAGGCGGCGGAGGAGCTGGAGAAGGCGGGGGTTTCCGCCGAGGTTCTGGACCTCCGCACCCTCATGCCCTGGGATTACGAGGCGGTGATGAACTCCGTGGCCAAAACGGGAAGGGCCGTGCTGGTATCCGACGCCCCCCGGCACGCCAGCTTCGTCAGCGAGGTGGCGGCCACCATCGCCGAGGACATCCTGGACATGCTCCTCGCCCCTCCCATCCGGGTGACGGGGTTTGACACCCCGTACCCCTACGCCCAGGACAAGCTGTACCTGCCCACCGTCACCCGCATCCTCAACGCCGCCAAGCGGGCGTTAGACTACTGA
- a CDS encoding type II toxin-antitoxin system HicB family antitoxin, giving the protein MPKELIFLVEEAEEGGYVARALEEPIFTQGETWEELKEMVRDAVRCHFPEGEAPRVIRLHFVREEVLAP; this is encoded by the coding sequence ATGCCCAAGGAGCTTATTTTCCTGGTAGAGGAAGCGGAGGAGGGAGGCTACGTGGCCCGGGCCCTCGAGGAACCCATCTTCACCCAGGGGGAAACCTGGGAGGAGCTTAAGGAGATGGTGCGGGATGCCGTGCGTTGCCACTTCCCCGAAGGGGAAGCCCCCAGGGTCATCCGCTTGCATTTCGTCCGGGAGGAGGTTCTGGCCCCGTGA
- a CDS encoding type II toxin-antitoxin system HicA family toxin, whose translation MKLPRDLHGEELAKRLSRLGYQVVRQTGSHLRLTWNEGGQEHHLTIPRHHLAGILREIAEARNLTREELLKLLDL comes from the coding sequence GTGAAGCTTCCCCGGGATCTCCATGGGGAGGAGCTGGCAAAGCGCTTATCCCGCCTGGGTTACCAGGTAGTGCGGCAGACGGGAAGCCACCTTCGCCTCACCTGGAACGAAGGAGGCCAGGAGCACCACCTCACCATCCCCCGCCACCATCTGGCGGGGATCCTACGGGAGATTGCGGAGGCGCGAAACCTAACCCGGGAAGAGCTTCTTAAGCTTTTAGACCTGTAA